A single Bacillus sp. OxB-1 DNA region contains:
- a CDS encoding aldehyde dehydrogenase family protein produces MQQSETITKSYLNGEVVEGKSYLNGEWVEGESNRIYKDLNPYDRSIIAEIKLASKEQTVGAFEKAAEAQKKWAKSSVEERNQVIKKTAEYLTEHREEIVQLISRETGGTLLKANIEHGLAMAVLVEALNYTDQLGKVNEVPGGPKGKVNKIYRLPLGVISSISPFNFPVNLSMRSIIPAIALGNAVVHKPDIQVGLVGGVILAKAFEYAGLPAGVFNMLLTDIEEIGDEMLTNPIPRSISFTGSTAVGRHIGSIAGKNFKRVSLELGGNSPFVVLSDADIDQAVNAAVFGKFIHQGQICMIINRIIVHKNIHDEFVAKFTDKVKGLAYGDPQDPNTVIGPLVNEQQLQKAIGFIELAKQEGATMVLEGKREGNVLTPSVITNVKNDSKVAQSELFGPIALIIRAETDDEAVKLANETDHGLSSAIFTSDLEKGEKYALAIDSGMTHVNDQTVNDAPNIPFGGTKASGMGRFGNPWMIDEYTTMKWISVQTKFRDFPF; encoded by the coding sequence ATGCAACAGTCTGAGACAATTACGAAAAGCTATCTGAACGGGGAAGTAGTCGAAGGGAAAAGCTATCTGAACGGGGAATGGGTTGAGGGGGAGAGTAATCGGATTTACAAAGATCTAAATCCCTATGACCGATCAATCATTGCTGAAATAAAGTTAGCTTCGAAAGAACAAACCGTCGGAGCTTTTGAAAAGGCAGCGGAAGCGCAAAAGAAGTGGGCAAAATCTTCTGTTGAAGAGCGTAACCAAGTAATTAAAAAAACCGCAGAGTACTTGACAGAACATCGTGAGGAAATCGTGCAGCTGATTAGCCGAGAGACTGGTGGTACGCTTCTAAAAGCAAACATTGAACATGGCCTTGCGATGGCAGTCTTAGTTGAAGCATTAAATTATACAGATCAACTTGGAAAAGTGAATGAAGTCCCTGGTGGGCCTAAAGGAAAAGTGAATAAAATTTATCGATTGCCGTTAGGTGTAATTTCTTCCATTTCACCATTTAATTTTCCGGTCAATTTATCTATGCGCTCCATAATACCTGCTATTGCGCTTGGAAACGCGGTTGTTCATAAGCCGGATATTCAAGTGGGGCTTGTAGGAGGAGTCATCCTGGCAAAAGCATTTGAGTATGCCGGTCTTCCAGCAGGGGTATTTAATATGTTGTTGACCGATATTGAAGAGATTGGAGATGAGATGTTAACAAATCCAATTCCTCGTTCGATCAGCTTTACAGGTTCAACAGCAGTTGGTCGTCATATCGGTTCGATTGCAGGTAAAAACTTTAAAAGAGTTTCACTTGAATTAGGCGGGAATAGCCCGTTCGTTGTATTATCCGATGCAGATATTGACCAAGCAGTAAATGCAGCCGTTTTTGGCAAGTTCATTCATCAAGGTCAAATTTGTATGATAATTAATCGCATTATTGTTCACAAAAATATACATGATGAGTTCGTAGCGAAATTTACAGATAAAGTGAAAGGTTTAGCTTATGGAGACCCACAAGACCCTAATACGGTCATTGGACCGCTTGTTAATGAGCAACAACTTCAAAAAGCAATCGGATTTATCGAGTTGGCGAAACAAGAAGGGGCAACAATGGTGCTTGAAGGAAAGCGAGAGGGGAATGTCTTGACACCTTCCGTTATTACAAATGTAAAGAACGACAGTAAGGTAGCACAATCTGAACTGTTTGGCCCCATCGCTTTAATTATTAGGGCTGAGACAGATGATGAAGCCGTGAAATTGGCAAATGAGACAGATCATGGGCTAAGTTCAGCGATTTTCACAAGTGACTTGGAAAAAGGTGAAAAGTATGCATTAGCTATTGATTCGGGAATGACTCATGTCAATGATCAAACGGTAAATGATGCGCCCAATATTCCTTTCGGGGGTACGAAAGCAAGTGGGATGGGGAGATTCGGGAATCCATGGATGATTGATGAATATACAACGATGAAATGGATTTCTGTTCAGACGAAATTTAGAGATTTTCCATTC
- a CDS encoding purine/pyrimidine permease, with product MKQLAGGMQWAIFLIASSIAAPIAIAHIFGMDLTDTSLFIQRTILVLGIAGLLQVLIGHRLPINEGPAGLWWGIFVVYAGMVGVFYNTTTEALQALQSGMLYSGVLFILCAATGLVEKMKRLFTPAITFTYLLLLVLQLSGTFLKGMLGVETMEDRLDLVIVVGSLVVLFITFLTMGNKRPWISKYAVLLSILLGWGIFLLIGKAPSLVQGPKPVIQLPGVFVFGPPVWDGGVFVTALFITILLIANLLASVRVMEHTLKHSFSIQPSDRVRQGSFISGISHLLAGLFSAIGPVPISGAAGFVGTTRMASRLPFLIGSILVILITFFPSIMSGFAALPAPVAYAVTFAIFTKMVSIAFEELDADPEKKRARKAVAFGLMVGVGMMFVPAASFSDLPAVLAATLSNGLIVGTIVAILIEQALIRKSKGKE from the coding sequence ATGAAACAACTTGCTGGAGGCATGCAGTGGGCCATCTTCCTGATTGCATCGTCCATTGCGGCCCCGATTGCCATCGCGCATATTTTCGGCATGGATTTGACCGATACGTCGCTTTTCATACAACGGACAATCCTGGTCCTCGGCATCGCGGGTCTCCTTCAAGTGCTGATCGGCCATCGGTTGCCGATCAATGAAGGGCCCGCCGGACTATGGTGGGGCATCTTTGTCGTCTACGCGGGAATGGTCGGCGTCTTTTACAACACAACGACGGAAGCTCTGCAAGCTTTGCAAAGCGGAATGCTGTATAGCGGCGTCCTGTTCATCCTATGCGCGGCTACTGGGCTTGTTGAAAAGATGAAGCGGTTATTCACACCTGCCATCACGTTTACGTATTTACTGCTGCTCGTCTTGCAATTAAGCGGGACCTTTTTGAAAGGGATGCTTGGGGTCGAAACGATGGAGGACCGCCTCGACTTGGTCATTGTGGTCGGCAGTTTGGTTGTTCTCTTCATCACTTTTCTCACTATGGGGAATAAACGGCCGTGGATTTCGAAATATGCGGTCCTCTTATCTATCTTGCTCGGATGGGGAATCTTCTTATTGATCGGCAAAGCCCCTTCGCTCGTCCAAGGGCCGAAACCGGTCATTCAACTACCTGGCGTATTTGTTTTCGGCCCGCCTGTCTGGGACGGTGGCGTTTTCGTCACAGCGCTGTTCATCACGATTCTGTTGATTGCCAATCTCCTTGCTTCTGTCCGTGTCATGGAACATACGCTGAAGCATTCCTTTTCCATACAACCGTCCGATCGGGTACGGCAGGGCTCATTCATCTCGGGCATCAGCCATCTCCTCGCGGGTCTGTTTTCTGCTATCGGTCCGGTTCCCATCTCGGGGGCGGCCGGCTTTGTCGGCACGACGCGAATGGCGTCCCGGCTTCCGTTCCTGATCGGCAGCATCCTTGTCATCCTGATCACATTCTTTCCGAGCATCATGTCCGGATTTGCTGCATTGCCGGCGCCCGTTGCCTATGCCGTGACATTTGCCATATTCACGAAAATGGTCTCGATAGCTTTCGAAGAACTCGATGCAGATCCCGAGAAGAAGAGGGCTCGAAAAGCGGTTGCATTCGGCCTCATGGTCGGAGTCGGTATGATGTTCGTCCCGGCTGCCAGCTTCTCGGATCTGCCCGCAGTCCTGGCGGCTACGCTTTCCAACGGATTGATTGTCGGGACAATCGTCGCAATCCTGATCGAGCAGGCATTGATTCGAAAAAGTAAGGGGAAGGAATAA
- a CDS encoding YjcZ family sporulation protein — MGAGTGGYGGYGQGAGFYLIVVLFILLIIVGASWVGGGY; from the coding sequence ATGGGTGCAGGTACAGGCGGATATGGCGGTTATGGCCAGGGAGCAGGATTTTATCTAATCGTGGTCCTTTTCATCCTTCTGATCATTGTCGGTGCTTCATGGGTAGGTGGCGGTTATTAA
- a CDS encoding DUF2971 domain-containing protein: MLCKFYPLLDEWFANYEQVNENRLALLEENEFWMSSYSNLNDPYEFKALLYEEAHLAPKGLHTDALYQFIKERQSHYGIGCFSTNFSRNMPMWAHYANNHKGYCVEYEVIDPRNIFKVFYEEKRQRPTFLFPSAVQEIQEVEQGKRRRISNNTEVIFLLLFLTNFMKHETWSYEDEYRILYNFHRNIGEGRTISNGKLGIWPKSIYLGLAISDVHRSASIEIARKLRCAVYQMKLDDNSELFELLAMRID, from the coding sequence TTGCTTTGTAAATTTTATCCACTGTTGGACGAGTGGTTTGCTAATTATGAACAGGTAAACGAAAATCGTCTTGCTCTGCTGGAGGAAAATGAATTTTGGATGTCTTCGTATTCGAATTTAAATGATCCCTATGAATTTAAAGCCTTGCTCTATGAAGAGGCCCATTTGGCTCCCAAGGGCCTGCATACGGATGCCTTATACCAATTCATCAAAGAGCGGCAGAGCCATTATGGGATCGGTTGTTTCAGCACGAATTTCAGTCGGAATATGCCGATGTGGGCTCATTATGCAAATAATCATAAAGGGTATTGTGTGGAATACGAAGTGATCGATCCACGTAATATTTTTAAAGTCTTCTATGAGGAGAAGCGGCAGAGACCCACTTTTTTATTTCCATCGGCGGTTCAGGAAATCCAGGAGGTCGAGCAAGGAAAAAGGCGCAGGATCTCCAATAATACGGAAGTGATTTTCCTTCTTCTGTTCTTAACGAATTTCATGAAGCATGAAACCTGGTCTTATGAGGATGAATATCGGATTTTATATAACTTCCACCGCAATATCGGTGAGGGACGGACAATCTCCAATGGGAAATTGGGGATATGGCCGAAAAGCATTTACCTCGGCTTGGCAATCAGCGATGTTCATCGTTCCGCTTCGATTGAGATTGCAAGGAAACTCCGGTGTGCGGTGTATCAGATGAAATTGGATGACAACAGTGAACTATTCGAGCTGCTGGCGATGCGGATTGATTGA
- a CDS encoding YciI family protein: MQFIVMAYDGTDDEALSRRLQAREQHLQSVTQRAEAGEHLYGAALLDDDGKMIGSMMVVEYPSREELDRWLKAEPYVLGDVWRKIEIKPCQVPPIFLT, translated from the coding sequence ATGCAGTTCATTGTAATGGCGTATGATGGCACGGACGACGAAGCGCTAAGTCGCAGATTGCAGGCGCGGGAGCAGCATTTGCAATCGGTCACCCAACGTGCAGAAGCAGGAGAGCATTTATACGGAGCGGCCTTGCTCGATGACGATGGCAAGATGATCGGTTCCATGATGGTGGTGGAGTATCCATCCCGTGAAGAGTTGGATCGATGGCTAAAAGCGGAACCATATGTACTCGGGGATGTCTGGCGGAAGATTGAGATCAAACCATGCCAAGTGCCCCCGATTTTTCTGACATGA
- a CDS encoding aldehyde dehydrogenase family protein: MEKYIGLEQQYIAGQWREGTGKSVYQNRNPYTQEVIQEIYMASQEDIDEAYESAAKVQKEWEQVNAFQKSEIMENAVRIMKERREELVEWLMTEGGSSFIKANVEVDFCIAITREAAGFPMRMGGEMVPSLVPGKENRLFRKPLGVLGVISPFNFPMYLSMRSVAPALAVGNGVVLKPDEQTAMTGGILLAKIFEEAGLPEGLFNVVIPSIEEVGDGFVDHPIPRMISFTGSTPVGKHIGALCGKNVKKVALELGGNNALIVLEDADLDKAVHSAIFGKFMHNGQICMAINRIIVQETVRDAFLEKFIEAAKKIPVGDPFNKENMIGPLINPGAVERILGEIEKAKQQGAEVVLEGKVEGSVMHPTILTSDTNDVATAQHEMFGPVVTVIPFATEEDAIRIANDTQYGLSGAVHAGSIEKGVQVALKLETGMVHVNDQSVNDEPLIAFGGEKESGIGRFGGRWSLDEFTTYQWISTQDVTREYPF; the protein is encoded by the coding sequence GTGGAGAAGTATATTGGGTTGGAACAACAATATATAGCAGGGCAATGGCGTGAGGGGACGGGGAAGTCGGTATATCAAAACAGGAACCCGTATACGCAGGAAGTCATTCAGGAAATTTATATGGCGAGTCAAGAAGATATTGACGAGGCCTATGAGTCGGCGGCGAAAGTTCAGAAGGAATGGGAACAGGTCAATGCGTTCCAGAAATCTGAAATTATGGAGAATGCCGTTCGCATTATGAAGGAGCGTCGGGAAGAGTTGGTGGAGTGGTTGATGACGGAAGGGGGATCTTCATTCATCAAAGCGAATGTGGAAGTGGATTTCTGCATCGCCATCACACGGGAGGCTGCGGGTTTCCCGATGCGGATGGGCGGTGAAATGGTCCCATCCCTTGTACCCGGAAAGGAAAACCGGCTGTTCCGCAAACCGTTAGGCGTATTGGGAGTCATCAGTCCATTCAACTTTCCGATGTATCTCTCGATGCGGTCGGTAGCCCCTGCGTTGGCTGTCGGGAATGGGGTTGTACTGAAGCCGGACGAGCAAACGGCGATGACGGGCGGTATCCTTCTCGCGAAAATATTTGAAGAAGCCGGCTTGCCGGAAGGTTTGTTCAATGTAGTCATCCCTTCGATTGAAGAAGTGGGGGATGGTTTTGTCGACCATCCGATACCACGGATGATCTCCTTCACCGGTTCCACCCCTGTCGGAAAGCATATTGGCGCGCTCTGCGGGAAAAACGTCAAGAAAGTGGCTTTGGAGCTTGGGGGCAACAATGCTTTGATTGTCTTGGAAGATGCAGACCTGGACAAAGCGGTCCACTCCGCAATTTTCGGCAAGTTCATGCATAATGGACAAATATGCATGGCCATCAATCGGATCATCGTCCAAGAGACTGTCCGGGACGCTTTCTTAGAGAAATTCATCGAAGCCGCTAAGAAAATCCCGGTTGGGGACCCGTTTAATAAAGAAAATATGATCGGCCCTTTGATCAACCCGGGAGCAGTGGAACGGATTCTCGGAGAAATTGAAAAGGCGAAACAGCAAGGTGCCGAAGTCGTACTGGAAGGGAAAGTGGAAGGCAGCGTCATGCACCCGACTATCCTGACATCCGATACGAATGATGTCGCCACGGCCCAGCATGAAATGTTCGGTCCGGTAGTCACGGTCATCCCATTTGCGACAGAAGAAGATGCAATCCGGATTGCCAATGATACGCAATATGGGCTAAGTGGTGCGGTCCATGCAGGTTCTATAGAAAAAGGCGTCCAAGTGGCACTTAAGCTGGAAACCGGAATGGTGCATGTGAACGACCAAAGCGTCAACGATGAACCGCTGATTGCATTCGGCGGAGAAAAGGAATCCGGTATCGGACGCTTTGGCGGCAGATGGTCATTGGATGAATTCACAACCTACCAGTGGATTTCGACACAAGATGTGACAAGGGAATACCCGTTTTAA
- a CDS encoding LysR family transcriptional regulator, with product MDIRLLHYFQITSEELHFTRAAERLGISQPTLSQQIRLLEGRLDTTLFYRIGKKIELTPAGVILLEHANRIFLEIDRANEKIEELNGLNRGQLRIGSSGNHLLYAPLLSFHEKYPKIKLSVYDLTSEEIVQRIHSSELDIGAVILPVHHEQLQTIPLFSSRLSVAVSYFHPFADRDSINMHELQLHPIFLLPEHYLIRQTIDKHCFELGFTLNPIVELSDIYSLVRMTLLHNGITIIPEIYAKDVADLPIKLLSIADSLPMNEIGLIYRKGNFTSLAVQAFIDHLTNHYNVNK from the coding sequence ATGGATATTCGCCTTTTGCATTACTTCCAGATTACTAGTGAGGAACTTCATTTCACTAGGGCTGCTGAAAGATTAGGTATAAGCCAACCCACCCTAAGTCAACAGATCCGCTTACTTGAGGGTCGATTAGACACCACTCTATTTTATCGAATTGGTAAAAAAATTGAATTGACGCCTGCGGGTGTTATACTGCTGGAGCATGCAAACCGGATTTTTTTAGAGATTGATCGTGCGAATGAAAAAATTGAGGAGTTAAATGGATTGAATCGCGGGCAACTAAGAATCGGTTCGTCTGGCAATCACCTTCTTTATGCTCCCCTTCTATCCTTCCATGAAAAATATCCAAAGATTAAACTATCAGTTTATGATCTCACTTCTGAGGAAATTGTTCAGAGGATTCATAGTTCAGAATTGGATATTGGAGCGGTCATTTTACCCGTGCATCATGAGCAGTTACAAACTATCCCATTGTTCTCCTCAAGACTTTCTGTTGCTGTCTCATATTTTCATCCGTTTGCTGATAGGGATAGTATTAATATGCACGAATTGCAATTACACCCTATATTTTTATTACCTGAACATTATTTGATACGGCAAACAATTGATAAGCATTGTTTTGAATTAGGCTTTACATTGAATCCTATTGTTGAACTATCAGATATTTACTCATTAGTCAGAATGACATTACTACATAATGGAATCACTATAATACCCGAAATCTATGCAAAGGATGTCGCCGATCTTCCAATTAAACTGCTGAGCATTGCGGACTCACTGCCAATGAATGAAATAGGTCTTATTTATCGGAAAGGTAATTTTACTTCATTAGCAGTCCAAGCGTTTATTGACCATTTAACAAATCATTATAATGTGAATAAATAG
- a CDS encoding thiamine pyrophosphate-requiring protein, with the protein METNYTTSMAFLEALQEAGVTYLFSNFGSDHPGIIEALAIAKREGIELPKVITVPHEMVALSAAHAYAQVSGKPQAVFVHVECGTQNLGAGLHNAWKGRVPVLIFAGSSPFTQEGELLGSRNEFIHWIQDVPDQRGIVRGYMKYDNEIRTGANVKQLVHRALQIANSSPKGPVYLMGAREVMEETTTRVEINTEQWQPISAPAIAPKELDLLISDLQKARNPLVITSYLGKNKAAVGELVKFCEAFAIPVIESVPNHMNFPSTNKLHCGYQWNGPEQNDLIEEADLIVVIDSDVPWIPLFNKPSEDCIVYYIDEDPLKEGMPLWYIPSKRFFEADAETALQQINAKIATVDIPKAELVKRREKIEAYHNKQRTKWKQKEEYLEDRITAEYVTACIRELCDENTIIVNEGISNYQTSYTHLKRTVPGSILGSGAGGLGWNGGAAVGAKLADPSNTVVCITGDGSFMFSVPSSVHWLSRKYNAPFLTVIYNNRGWKSPKLSTLGVHPEGVANEENEFYVDFTPHANLSKVAEAAGGAYARKVENSAEVKEVLREAFAVVKSGRSAVVDVYLPSIQEENNMKAGKEHATV; encoded by the coding sequence ATGGAAACCAATTACACAACAAGCATGGCTTTCTTAGAAGCCTTGCAAGAAGCTGGAGTCACCTACTTATTTTCTAACTTTGGAAGTGATCATCCCGGAATTATTGAAGCCTTGGCTATAGCAAAGCGTGAAGGGATAGAGCTTCCGAAAGTTATCACTGTTCCACATGAAATGGTGGCGCTAAGCGCCGCTCATGCTTATGCACAAGTAAGCGGAAAGCCACAAGCTGTTTTTGTTCATGTAGAATGCGGGACTCAAAATTTGGGCGCGGGCCTTCATAATGCTTGGAAGGGAAGGGTGCCTGTTCTCATCTTTGCGGGAAGTTCACCATTTACACAAGAGGGGGAATTATTGGGAAGTCGCAACGAGTTCATTCATTGGATTCAGGACGTTCCGGATCAACGAGGGATTGTAAGGGGTTACATGAAGTATGACAACGAAATTCGTACGGGGGCAAATGTGAAGCAGTTGGTTCATCGTGCATTACAAATCGCCAATAGCAGCCCAAAAGGTCCTGTCTATTTAATGGGAGCACGGGAAGTGATGGAAGAGACAACAACCAGAGTTGAGATTAATACTGAACAATGGCAACCAATCTCTGCACCGGCCATAGCACCCAAAGAACTTGATCTACTGATAAGCGACTTACAAAAAGCAAGAAATCCACTCGTTATTACATCATATCTAGGAAAAAATAAAGCAGCAGTGGGGGAATTGGTGAAGTTTTGTGAAGCATTTGCCATTCCAGTTATAGAATCTGTCCCTAACCATATGAATTTCCCATCTACGAACAAACTTCATTGCGGGTATCAGTGGAACGGCCCAGAACAAAATGACTTGATTGAGGAAGCAGATCTCATTGTCGTTATTGACAGCGACGTGCCTTGGATTCCGTTGTTTAATAAGCCTTCTGAAGACTGTATTGTCTACTATATTGATGAAGATCCTCTGAAAGAAGGCATGCCGCTATGGTATATTCCTTCCAAACGTTTCTTTGAAGCTGATGCAGAAACTGCACTTCAGCAAATCAATGCAAAGATTGCAACAGTAGACATCCCGAAGGCTGAATTGGTTAAACGCCGGGAGAAGATAGAAGCATACCATAACAAGCAACGTACCAAATGGAAGCAAAAAGAAGAGTACTTAGAAGATAGGATCACAGCGGAATATGTTACGGCATGTATCCGTGAGTTATGTGATGAAAATACGATTATTGTAAATGAGGGAATCTCCAATTACCAAACCTCTTACACGCATTTGAAAAGAACAGTCCCAGGTTCGATTCTAGGGAGTGGTGCCGGTGGACTTGGTTGGAACGGGGGTGCGGCCGTTGGGGCGAAACTTGCAGATCCTTCCAATACAGTTGTGTGTATTACTGGAGACGGTTCTTTTATGTTCAGTGTTCCATCAAGTGTCCACTGGTTATCTAGAAAATATAATGCTCCATTTTTAACGGTTATTTACAATAATAGAGGGTGGAAGTCGCCAAAACTATCAACACTTGGTGTCCATCCAGAAGGAGTGGCAAATGAAGAGAATGAGTTTTATGTAGATTTCACTCCACATGCAAACTTATCAAAAGTGGCAGAAGCGGCAGGAGGCGCTTACGCAAGAAAAGTAGAGAATTCTGCGGAAGTGAAAGAGGTGTTAAGAGAAGCTTTTGCAGTTGTAAAATCAGGTCGTTCTGCGGTAGTTGATGTCTACTTACCATCGATTCAAGAAGAAAATAATATGAAGGCGGGGAAAGAGCATGCAACAGTCTGA
- a CDS encoding dicarboxylate/amino acid:cation symporter, whose protein sequence is MKKLWNSYLHTSLIVKITVALVLGILAGFVMGEQASVLAPFGDLLIRLLTFLIIPLILFTLIVGINQTNIGNLGRMGGKVFTYYTLSSAIAIVVGLLIASLFHPGTGMQLEGTEQVDVPEHPDVISVLLNIVPSNIFSAFTELNLLGIIFTALAFGIAISAMRSSEPFKELGESLFTTVTALNEASLLILKAILQYVPIGIFAIMAKTVGSQGLDTLASLGGMIGVFYLALIAHFLLYIVLMLLFGVKLGPFFKYGRTPIVTAFVTQSSAGTLPLSLNAAEQMKIPNSLYSFSLPLGATINMDGAAIRIAVSAVFAANIAGTPLSFTDMLMVVLVGTLASIGTAGVPGAGIIMIATVFAQLGLPMEAVALLTAIDALIGMGATALNVTGDLVGTSLIDQHEKRRALKKEKKAIR, encoded by the coding sequence TTGAAAAAGCTATGGAATTCTTACTTGCATACTTCTCTGATCGTCAAAATTACAGTTGCCCTTGTTCTCGGGATCTTGGCGGGCTTTGTTATGGGTGAGCAGGCTTCGGTATTGGCGCCGTTCGGTGATTTGCTGATTCGCTTGCTGACATTTCTCATCATCCCACTCATTCTGTTCACGCTCATTGTCGGGATCAATCAGACGAATATCGGAAACTTGGGACGGATGGGCGGCAAGGTATTCACTTATTACACATTGAGCTCAGCGATCGCTATTGTCGTTGGCCTTCTCATAGCAAGCCTATTTCATCCGGGGACGGGGATGCAGCTGGAAGGCACGGAGCAAGTTGATGTCCCGGAGCATCCCGATGTAATCAGCGTCTTGCTTAACATTGTGCCGTCGAATATCTTTTCCGCTTTTACGGAGCTCAATCTGCTCGGCATCATCTTCACAGCGCTGGCTTTCGGAATTGCCATTTCCGCCATGCGGTCTTCCGAGCCATTCAAGGAGCTCGGGGAAAGTTTATTCACAACTGTTACGGCGTTGAATGAAGCGTCTTTACTCATTTTAAAAGCGATTTTACAATACGTGCCGATTGGCATCTTCGCCATTATGGCAAAGACGGTCGGAAGCCAAGGGTTGGATACGCTCGCCTCCCTCGGTGGGATGATCGGGGTTTTTTACCTCGCCTTGATTGCCCATTTTCTGTTGTATATCGTTCTTATGCTGCTGTTCGGCGTCAAGCTTGGCCCGTTTTTCAAATACGGACGCACGCCGATTGTCACCGCCTTTGTCACCCAGAGCAGTGCAGGGACGTTGCCTTTGTCGTTGAACGCGGCGGAACAGATGAAAATTCCCAACAGTCTCTATAGTTTCAGTCTGCCGCTCGGAGCGACCATCAATATGGACGGGGCCGCCATCCGGATTGCGGTTTCTGCCGTGTTTGCCGCGAATATCGCCGGCACCCCGCTAAGTTTCACGGATATGCTGATGGTCGTGCTCGTCGGAACGCTCGCCTCAATCGGAACGGCGGGAGTCCCGGGAGCAGGAATCATCATGATCGCCACCGTGTTCGCCCAACTTGGACTGCCTATGGAAGCCGTCGCTTTATTGACCGCGATTGACGCATTGATCGGCATGGGCGCCACTGCTTTGAATGTGACCGGTGATTTGGTCGGAACGAGTCTCATTGATCAACATGAAAAAAGACGTGCCCTGAAGAAAGAGAAAAAGGCAATCCGGTAA
- a CDS encoding membrane protein, protein MEWLFNGLRWLHILSGFLALSVFWLPIITKKGGKAHTRIGWIYVWAMASVSVTAFSMGIYRLTWDAGPDADAIPFSWFLIFIAILSSATAWYGVRVLRQKRRKEAHRHIVDLFFPTLLAGAGVGISIYGWIIDFPLLQYFPLLGIFLGGSQLVYWLKVPKTKSHWMVEHIVGMLSCCIATVTAFTVFGAPRLLRIDAVSLIVWFLPTIVLVPLIIGFSNKYRKLMDGGRKLA, encoded by the coding sequence ATGGAATGGCTTTTCAACGGATTGCGTTGGCTGCATATTCTGAGCGGGTTTCTAGCCCTCTCCGTGTTTTGGCTGCCTATCATTACGAAAAAAGGAGGAAAAGCGCATACCCGGATCGGTTGGATCTATGTATGGGCAATGGCGAGTGTTTCGGTGACTGCCTTTAGCATGGGGATTTACCGTCTTACATGGGACGCGGGCCCGGATGCGGATGCCATCCCGTTTTCATGGTTCTTGATCTTCATCGCGATTTTAAGTTCCGCAACCGCTTGGTATGGCGTTCGCGTCCTTCGACAGAAACGTCGGAAAGAAGCCCATCGGCACATCGTGGATCTGTTCTTCCCTACTTTATTGGCAGGGGCAGGCGTCGGGATTTCGATTTACGGCTGGATCATTGACTTCCCGTTACTGCAATATTTTCCGCTGCTCGGCATCTTCCTGGGCGGCTCCCAGTTGGTGTATTGGCTAAAAGTGCCGAAGACGAAATCCCACTGGATGGTGGAGCATATTGTCGGAATGTTGTCCTGCTGCATAGCTACCGTGACGGCGTTCACTGTTTTCGGAGCGCCGCGCCTACTCCGGATTGACGCCGTCAGCTTGATTGTCTGGTTTCTCCCGACAATTGTGCTCGTCCCTCTCATCATCGGCTTTTCCAACAAGTATCGGAAACTGATGGATGGGGGTAGGAAACTGGCCTGA